In Tachypleus tridentatus isolate NWPU-2018 chromosome 7, ASM421037v1, whole genome shotgun sequence, a genomic segment contains:
- the LOC143257247 gene encoding uncharacterized protein LOC143257247, with product MHLHQFTLVVIIIASVHSAPIKFPPGEDVTDLDQKTAPSYARDVKAQIITPKTEQEEHITDAQSSPELVELDITEVQFSPDLLDYQTEKTVPSPELLEPEVSKDVNVNGIAEKLLEGLLDKEGANSSPDEASYKVRYSTDDGSLRRFRHEEKTPEGLIVGELGIHRGNGVIRGVQYTAEADVHPKLLYETLVKFLSL from the coding sequence ATGCATCTCCACCAGTTTACACTTGTCGTAATTATTATCGCATCCGTACATTCTGCGCCCATAAAATTTCCGCCAGGTGAGGACGTAACAGATCTGGATCAGAAGACAGCGCCCTCTTATGCTAGAGATGTAAAAGCTCAAATAATTACACCCAAGACGGAGCAGGAGGAACATATCACAGACGCCCAATCCTCTCCAGAACTCGTGGAACTGGACATTACAGAGGTCCAGTTTTCGCCAGATCTGTTGGATTATCAGACTGAAAAGACTGTACCTTCGCCAGAGCTTTTGGAACCGGAAGTCAGTAAAGACGTGAATGTTAACGGAATCGCTGAAAAACTCCTTGAAGGACTACTGGACAAGGAAGGAGCGAATTCCTCTCCTGATGAAGCAAGTTACAAAGTACGTTATAGCACCGACGATGGTAGTTTACGAAGATTCCGACACGAGGAAAAAACACCTGAAGGATTAATTGTTGGGGAGCTCGGCATTCACCGTGGAAATGGGGTAATCCGTGGGGTGCAGTACACAGCAGAAGCGGATGTCCATCCTAAACTCCTTTACGAGACTCTGgttaaatttttatctttataa